One Bythopirellula goksoeyrii genomic window, TCCATCGCTGTGACTCGTGGAGTGCAGTGTTCGAACACTGTTGGAATTCGTATATCAAGTTGATCAGCATAGAAGCTGGCAGCACTTGCTAGATGCTGTTGTTCTTTGTCGAGTTGTAGTTCGCCTAGCAACTTCTCGCGAACTTGGTCGAACGTGTCGTAGAAATCAAGTTGCGGAATTTGCAATTCGTTGAGGCGATGATCAAGATGCGTGCCGACTTGGGCTAGCATATCTAATTCCACATGAAGTCGTTCCACAATGCCCGGTTTCAGAACCTTGAACACTCCTTCCGGTTGTGTTGACTTGCTCTTGTCCCTGAATGGAATCACGACTGCGACACTTGCCTCGGCAATTGCAGGAGGAAGTAACTCGATGGTTCTTGTTTCGAGCGGACCTAGCTCCTCGACCAAGATGGATTCAATTGCTTCCAGAGAGACTGTCGGAGGCATAGATTCCAGTTTACGAAGTTCAAATCGAAGCTCGGGTGCCAGCCGTTGGTCACGCGCCAGGATTTGCCCCAGCTTTTGCAACACGGGGCAGCTATGGGCCAACAGTCCCAAGCGTTGAGAGAGCGATGACGTGGGGGGGAGGGCAAACTGAGCGGAGAGAATCGTTTCTTGCAATCTCTGCGGCAATCCATTCAGAAATACGACCAGACTTTCTTTGACTGGTAGCGCAAAGTGAGAATATTCTGCCGGCAGCAGTTTGGCTAGTGCTTGCTCGTCGATAATTGTTTCCCAGTTCACGTCTCGCATCCACCATGACAAATTATCTATTCAGAACGTGCCCCCAACCAAGCATCGATATGCGGCCAAGTAGACTTCTCCGCGCCACGTCCAGCCATGATTCCAATATGCCCTCCCCTGACGCGAAATACTTCCTTGTCTTGACTTCCAACCAGATCCATGATCCTTTCCGACTGACAGGGAGGGGTGATGTGATCCCCCTCAGCAATCACGTTAAAGAGGCTTGCCTGGAGCCTGCTGAGATCAACACGTTCACCACGCAATTCAAGCGTCCCTTCCATCAGACGGTTTTCTTTATAGAATTCTGTGATTAATTGTCGATAACCGGCACCTGCCATGGGGATGATGTCGCGCACCCAAGTGTTCATGGCGTGCCATGCTTCGACACGGCTCGTGTCTTCGATGTTCTCCCACAAGTTGATGTAGTTGCTCACGTAGTTTTCGACCGGCTTAAGCATCTTAGCACCCGTGTCAATCACTTCACCGGGCACGTTGCCAAAAGCCTCCACAATTCGGTCGGGATCAAACGCGGGATGATTCACCCACTTCGTAAAGCCCCCTGCTTCTTTATCAGCGAAATCAAGCGGAGCGGTTAGCAAGATTAGATTCTTGAGGCCGTCCTCAGGCCTTAAGCTTGCGTACATGGTGCTGATCAATGCCCCCAAGCACCACCCCAGCATGCTGAATTCCTGGCAGTTTGTGATGGCTTTGAGCTTGCGGATCACGCGTGGCAGGTATTCGAGCGTATAATCGTCGTACTTTAGATCGCGATCTTCGAGACCCGGAATTCCCCAGTCGAGCAGGAAAACATCGTACCCATGGTTGACCATGTATTCGACAAAGCTGTGCCCCGGACGGAGGTCTAGCACATGAGGCCGATTCATGATGGCGAACACCAACAGCAGTGGTACCCGATGTTGCTTGTCCTTAGCAACTCGAGGAACATAGCGATAGAGCTTGGCTTTGTTGAGCGCCCAGACAAGTTGCTTGGGAGTCTGGGCGATTTTGGCATCTCGCGTCAGTAATTGATTGAACTGATCCAGGTTCTTCGTCGCCTGGTGCCACTGGTGGCACACATCCTCAAACGGAGAAGTTGACGTCTCGGAATTTGAATTTATGGTTTCGGTCATGGTAATCCATTCGCCTCATTCGCTATGTTCTTGGTGTTGCGGTTTCAAACACTGATCCAGTTTGGCATCCATATCATCTAGCCGCATTTCAATGTTGGTCAGCCGGTCTGCCAGCCGAGCCAAGTCATCTGTAGAAGGAAGATGCAACGCCTGCATCGACTTACTCAGAGTATCTTCGAGTAACTTACGGAACGGCGTCGAGGTTGCCAGCCACGCGTTGAGCGTCTCCGCTTGAGCGGCTGTGAACGTGTCGCTATTGACAAAGTCTGTCATCGACTTGGCCCAGTTTTCCATGCCCGTGTCACGCATTTGTTTCATCATCCCGAAAGGATCGAAAATATTGGGTATTTCTGGTTTCTCGCTCATCGAAGTTCCTCACTCCTGGGTTGGTGGGCAGGTGAGTAGTTGAGTAAGTAAATAAGCAGTATTGGCCCTAGGGTAGTATGCCTATGTGTTACTGCCTACTCATCTCTACACCTACTCACCTTTCTCTATCGTACTACATGAATGCACCACCATTGACATTTATTTGTTGGCCGGTGATATAGTCTGCATCAGCAGCCAGGAACACAACCGCTTTGGCAATTTCTTCAGGCTTTCCGAAACGGCCGAGTGGAATTCTTCCCTTTATTTGTTCCTGTATTTTTTCCGGTACCTCAGAAAACATGTCGGTGTCCGTAAATCCAGGAGAAACCGTGTTGACGGTGATCCCACTTCGAGCAAGTTCCAAGGCAGCCGTCTTTGTGAGGGCAATTATGCCCCCTTTGCTTGCGCTGTAATTCGCCTGGCCGAAGGCAGCGACCTGGCCGTTCATCGAACTGATGTTGATGATGCGACCCGACTTCTGTTCGGTCATGAAAGGAATTGCCGCGGACATGCAATAGAAATAGCCATTGAGATTGGTCTGAATGACTTCTTCCCACTGCTCGTCGGTCATCTTTTTGATTGAAGTATCTCTGGTGATACCCGCATTGTTCACCAGGATATCGAGGCGACCGAATTCGTCTGCGACACGTTTGACCATCGCGCGGGCTTCGGCGGAGACGCCGACATTGGCTTTCACAATGATTGCCGTTCCGGGTAGAGCCGCAATCTCTTCCGCCACCGCCTGGGCCTTGGCTTCATTATTTTGATAGACCAAAGCCACTTTTGCCCCGGCACGGGCTAATTCGATTGCGATAGCACGGCCAATCCCGCGTG contains:
- a CDS encoding AarF/UbiB family protein, which codes for MNWETIIDEQALAKLLPAEYSHFALPVKESLVVFLNGLPQRLQETILSAQFALPPTSSLSQRLGLLAHSCPVLQKLGQILARDQRLAPELRFELRKLESMPPTVSLEAIESILVEELGPLETRTIELLPPAIAEASVAVVIPFRDKSKSTQPEGVFKVLKPGIVERLHVELDMLAQVGTHLDHRLNELQIPQLDFYDTFDQVREKLLGELQLDKEQQHLASAASFYADQLDIRIPTVFEHCTPRVTAMERIYGEKVTDHQFKRSTEIRNLSELVARAMIARPILSPNKQALFHCDPHAGNLFITSDAKLAILDWSLVGFLGEVERAAIVQVMLAAISMRPTRMVATILELDVRRQCDRTALEACVAEWLRKMRRGQLPGLTWLVGMLDEAAQSARLSMSSDMLMFRKSLLTLSGVISEIGADSFNLDQVLFCEFLHNYIREWPSRWLSSFSSRAFPTRLSNLDLTEALLDSPLAISRHWRAMWQDVWDSREACTLS
- a CDS encoding alpha/beta fold hydrolase; translated protein: MTETINSNSETSTSPFEDVCHQWHQATKNLDQFNQLLTRDAKIAQTPKQLVWALNKAKLYRYVPRVAKDKQHRVPLLLVFAIMNRPHVLDLRPGHSFVEYMVNHGYDVFLLDWGIPGLEDRDLKYDDYTLEYLPRVIRKLKAITNCQEFSMLGWCLGALISTMYASLRPEDGLKNLILLTAPLDFADKEAGGFTKWVNHPAFDPDRIVEAFGNVPGEVIDTGAKMLKPVENYVSNYINLWENIEDTSRVEAWHAMNTWVRDIIPMAGAGYRQLITEFYKENRLMEGTLELRGERVDLSRLQASLFNVIAEGDHITPPCQSERIMDLVGSQDKEVFRVRGGHIGIMAGRGAEKSTWPHIDAWLGARSE
- a CDS encoding 3-oxoacyl-ACP reductase family protein, whose product is MSQLEGKTAIVTGASRGIGRAIAIELARAGAKVALVYQNNEAKAQAVAEEIAALPGTAIIVKANVGVSAEARAMVKRVADEFGRLDILVNNAGITRDTSIKKMTDEQWEEVIQTNLNGYFYCMSAAIPFMTEQKSGRIINISSMNGQVAAFGQANYSASKGGIIALTKTAALELARSGITVNTVSPGFTDTDMFSEVPEKIQEQIKGRIPLGRFGKPEEIAKAVVFLAADADYITGQQINVNGGAFM